The sequence below is a genomic window from Uranotaenia lowii strain MFRU-FL chromosome 2, ASM2978415v1, whole genome shotgun sequence.
taaaattgtgtatACAACTCGtttcaaaactcgatttttttagcACTCGCCGTAATTATCCGACTCGACAACTCTCGTTGGATAAATTTTCGACTCGCGTTGTTTACGCAAATCTACTTTTAGCAACTTGTCGCGTAAATAACTAGAGaatgtttcatttgatttttataattttgaaattttccccaTCTTGAAACGAAGTATATGTAACTTttacaatgattaaaaaattatgctaATAAATGTTATGAAACTCTTTTCACAAtccagaaatttcaagcttaagaacattccataaaaaaatcagtgaatGTAGGTAGTACATATAAATTAAATATGTACAAAAGCACATTTATTCGTTCAAAATGTAAGCTGAATTGTCTAATGAGAGCCTTATCCAAGCATTCGTTTAGCCATGACATTCAATCGCTAGTATGGTAAGAATCAagaaaatatcttaacattttttaaaacaaaaaaaaaaccgcttgtcatactaattttttttcattattgatttagtttttatttccaTCAACGTTGTTTTAACGTCTTTGTGTCATTCGCGCTTTTTTACAAACGGATGGGCACTGAAAAGCTTCAACGTTGTTCAATGTTTACGCCTGGATTTGAAAACATATAGACGTTGACTCGGAAAGCAGATGTTATATCAACTGAACTATGCCTCAATTCTCGATTTATAGAACTTTATAGTCAGGTTTAAAAAAGCACCGTActtttatagaagaaaaaaacatatttacatATGTATACATAGATTTCATgtctttttaaaacaaatttttaaaatgtcccgcttttttcggctgtgtcccgctttttttctcaaaatgtcccgctttttttgaaaaccatctggcaagcctaccatatcgtcaagagagttttcaagaaggatggtaaggccaacaggaccatggcattttcaagaaaaataagaatgctgcggccaagaagtgtgatcaatTAGCTGTACAAAACGTAATGAAACGCGTCAAGTCGAAAGTCCAagaatattaccaataattacttttttacttgtatttaaactgtaagaataagctttttaaaacacttccgaactgcttctttgtttgaattatcaataaaatctatccaatgaaaaaaatgtgtttataacttattttcgatAAACTCCTCatacagagtagtctgttgtacggcaaTGGTTTACCACCACACTTCCATGCTTTCCAATAcaaaatgccctagacttacaattttcaacacctttccaaactttatcctacgaagctcatctgatgcttgcctatccgcctattctGCATTCCTTTACAAATTCTCCTACCTAGCATTTCATCTCGCCACACGTGTCAATGGACATACTTGAATTATCTAGTTTATAGTCAGTACTGGTTCTCATTCAGTTTACAGTGAACCCAGTGTCAACACTTACctgaaattctcaaaattatttggataaaaatatCAGAAGcataaagcttaaaaacagGTTTATTAGTCTGTTCTACAACCAGATGATTTACTAAAGACTCCTGACAACTCTATCgggaaagttgtttttttttctccatcgtTTGGTGGACGCCATCACACCGATAGCCCTCCCGGATATAGCCGGATGTCGAAAAGTACTCCGGCACTCACTGAAGCGCATCGGTGTCAGTAGTGTTGGCTGtaaagttttattattattaaaatgtatcaaattgCTGCCTGCAGCCAGTGCGCGAAAGTAACTGCGAATGCAAACAAACCATATTTGAAGTTTGAGTGCATATTAAGCGCGCTGATGGGGTTAATATGATGGAATGGTATTGTAATTGCAACCCGGGGGCAGATGATTAGCCACGGTGGATAAAGTTTTTATGCCTTCTACATATTTTGGTAAGATATTTTATGGTTTAAAGTTCTAGCAGGTGATTACGTAAAATGTGAATGTTTTTGAAATCCTTCTACTCCAACAACTCAAAGTAGGCTTGGATAACAGGTAACTGTTGTTgataaacagttttaaaatcatGTTCAGAGAAAAACTGTTAGCGATTATccaagaataaaaattaaattcaaaactcttgTAAACTGCCCACGATGTCGATTTATAAAAGTTCTCGGAAAAATACTATCGTAGCTGTGAATCATTTTTAACTAATTTAAGTTTCcagtgaaaaaaacttttttttttattacagctTCGCCATGGATGCTGGCGCCAGAAGGTCCTGTACTTCCTGCAACCGTTCTTACAGGACATCGCGTTTCTGTGGTTCAATATTTGGACCCTGAGCGAGTGGTCCAACGGATTTCCGGCAGCCCTCAAGCTGGTAACGTCGGTTTTCATAATTGGTTTAATGCTTTTGCCCTTGTTCTATTGGGCAATGATATGCGTGGGATATTTCGGATTTTGGCAGTATCAGTTCGAGAGGtaatttcaatttatgatatttatggTTGTTGTTAATGatttaataacactagtttacagcatttttgaactcagtaaactgaaggtcatttccaatgtaaaatcgggcgctgaatttgaaaatgaaattcaaaaaaatctcagtagaaccgtttttgagctatgctccaaatatgaaatttcgaaaaaattaaaaaagttcttgtacttagattaaaatatctcggacggcataacagtaatttgaaatccctcttttgcatattgaaggtgattaagttttctatcgatcatctgaacactgttttggcgtttgaccaacagtattgttgatattagtgactttatgagaaaaaaaattataaaaaacgcatttttttagagaaaattttgttgtaacgaaggttttagactcgatggtagcatttaaaaaatcttattttcttttgcgcttaaatgtcaatttaaaacaaagatttcaagtggttatttatcaaaatcggttgaaaattgaagaagttatggctactttaccataactgaaaatttttgagtttttaataatttaacgaaccgcagtacacttatcatagtataggaagaatgaaacatgataaatctcactcgctccaagtcaaaattatttattagcttaccagaaggtcacatgccaagtttcaggaagatctgaccataggaaggggttgcttaagtctcaaacgtgaattaaatttttaggtattttgcccggaaggaacgaaaaatactggttttttatcaataacttttttcatccctagctgattgttttttatggttgattttcttaaagcctaagttgagacaaatattttacccgaagactgtaactcgattggatttgaaacagaaaagttattgcggttcaaagattgtattttggacaaaaattgtcgtataaaacgcaatgggtaaaaagtactcattgcgtgttggacaaaatttgcggcctttgaaccgcaataacttttctgtttcaaatctaatcgagttacagtcttcgggtaaaatatttgtctcaatttaggctttaagaaaatcaaccataaaaaacaatcagcttgggacgaaaaaagttattgatgaaaaaccagtatttttcgttccttccgggcaaaatacctgaaaatttaattcacgtttgagacttaagcaacccctttctatggtcagatctttctgaaacttggcatgtgacctctggtaagctaataaataattttgacttggagcgagtgagatttatcatgtttcattcttcctatactatgataagtgtactgcggttcgttaaattattaaaaactacaaaaaatactgttatggtaaagtagccataacttcttcaattttcaaccgattttgataaataaccacttgaaatctttgttttaaattgacattcaagcgcaaaagaaaatcagattttttaaatgctaccatcgagtctaaaaccttcgttgaaacaaaa
It includes:
- the LOC129749604 gene encoding uncharacterized protein LOC129749604, with product MSIYKSSRKNTIVALRHGCWRQKVLYFLQPFLQDIAFLWFNIWTLSEWSNGFPAALKLVTSVFIIGLMLLPLFYWAMICVGYFGFWQYQFESLYPNIIPKQYLIKTWFEDLFFGMPCTAEIAERWDQSINRTLVVFVWLIDYVHILCEFI